One Streptomyces fagopyri DNA window includes the following coding sequences:
- the rpsB gene encoding 30S ribosomal protein S2: protein MAVVTMRELLESGVHFGHQTRRWNPKMKRFIFTERNGIYIIDLLQSLSYIDRAYEFVKETVAHGGTVMFVGTKKQAQEAIAEQATRVGMPYVNQRWLGGMLTNFSTVYKRLQRLKELEQIDFEDVAASGLTKKELLVLSREKAKLEKTLGGIREMQKVPSAVWIVDTKKEHIAVGEARKLNIPVVAILDTNCDPDEVDYKIPGNDDAIRSVTLLTRVIADAVAEGLISRSGAGKAEGDKAAGEPLAAWERDLLEGEKKADDAEVQTSAETEKVADAEQAEETPAAEAATEAPVVEAVVEAPAADAEQA, encoded by the coding sequence ATGGCCGTCGTCACGATGCGGGAGCTGCTGGAAAGCGGCGTCCACTTCGGTCACCAGACCCGTCGTTGGAACCCGAAGATGAAGCGCTTCATCTTCACGGAGCGCAACGGCATCTACATCATCGACCTGCTCCAGTCGCTGTCGTACATCGACCGCGCCTACGAGTTCGTCAAGGAGACCGTCGCCCACGGCGGCACGGTCATGTTCGTCGGCACGAAGAAGCAGGCGCAGGAGGCCATCGCCGAGCAGGCCACCCGCGTCGGCATGCCCTACGTGAACCAGCGCTGGCTGGGCGGCATGCTCACCAACTTCTCGACCGTCTACAAGCGTCTGCAGCGCCTCAAGGAGCTCGAGCAGATCGACTTCGAGGACGTCGCCGCCTCGGGTCTCACCAAGAAGGAGCTTCTCGTGCTCTCGCGCGAGAAGGCCAAGCTGGAGAAGACCCTCGGTGGTATCCGCGAGATGCAGAAGGTGCCCAGCGCCGTCTGGATCGTGGACACCAAGAAGGAGCACATCGCGGTCGGTGAGGCCCGGAAGCTCAACATCCCGGTCGTCGCCATCCTCGACACCAACTGCGACCCCGACGAGGTCGACTACAAGATCCCGGGCAACGACGACGCGATCCGCTCCGTCACCCTGCTCACCCGCGTGATCGCCGACGCTGTCGCCGAGGGCCTCATCTCCCGCTCCGGTGCCGGCAAGGCCGAGGGTGACAAGGCCGCGGGCGAGCCGCTCGCCGCGTGGGAGCGTGACCTCCTCGAGGGCGAGAAGAAGGCCGACGACGCCGAGGTCCAGACCTCCGCCGAGACGGAGAAGGTCGCCGACGCCGAGCAGGCCGAGGAGACCCCGGCCGCCGAGGCCGCGACCGAGGCCCCCGTCGTCGAGGCTGTCGTCGAGGCTCCCGCCGCGGACGCCGAGCAGGCCTGA
- a CDS encoding murein hydrolase activator EnvC family protein: MRAKRCVRTWLELLSGITVAALAIPAGPTVPTGPAGPAIRAVSAPVPVALATPTSSARPDGPAPPVPGEPPGAGARVPAVARLWPVGTRPSVLRAWQPPATPYGRGHRGVDLAAAQGDQVRSVAPGRVSFAGRVAGRGTVAVELAGTGDPPLRTTFTPVRATVKKGDQVAAGEVLGTLEPDGSHCPTSCLHWGLLRDRTYLDPLSLLPAWLLHHAPSRLLPVPTTGGQP; the protein is encoded by the coding sequence ATGCGAGCGAAACGATGCGTGCGTACGTGGCTGGAGTTGCTGTCGGGAATCACGGTGGCCGCGCTGGCCATACCTGCCGGGCCCACCGTGCCCACCGGCCCTGCCGGGCCCGCCATACGGGCCGTCTCAGCACCCGTGCCCGTCGCCCTGGCCACCCCGACGTCCTCGGCACGGCCGGACGGTCCCGCACCTCCGGTCCCCGGGGAGCCGCCCGGCGCCGGGGCGAGGGTCCCGGCGGTCGCCCGTCTCTGGCCGGTGGGCACACGCCCCTCGGTCCTGCGGGCCTGGCAGCCCCCGGCGACGCCCTACGGCCGCGGCCACCGGGGCGTCGACCTCGCGGCGGCCCAGGGCGACCAGGTCCGGTCCGTCGCCCCGGGCCGGGTCTCCTTCGCCGGCCGGGTGGCGGGCCGCGGAACGGTCGCCGTGGAGCTGGCCGGCACCGGCGACCCGCCCCTGCGCACCACCTTCACCCCGGTACGGGCCACGGTGAAGAAGGGCGACCAGGTGGCCGCGGGCGAGGTACTCGGCACGCTCGAACCGGACGGCTCGCACTGCCCCACGAGCTGCCTCCACTGGGGCCTCCTGCGGGACCGGACCTACCTCGACCCGCTCTCCCTGCTCCCCGCGTGGCTCCTGCACCACGCACCGTCCCGTCTGCTGCCGGTACCGACAACAGGCGGACAACCGTGA
- a CDS encoding TetR/AcrR family transcriptional regulator, with amino-acid sequence MAEHRSMQRAALLDAARSLLSEGGTEALTFPALAERTGLARSSVYEYFRSRAAVVEELCEVDFPVWAAEVEAVMAAAEGPEGKVEAYVRQQLALVGDRRHRAVVAISASELDAGAREKIRAAHGGLVTMIAEALRDLGHAEPRLAAMLLQGVVDAAVRRIELGAAEDPDAITDAAVAMALRGVRG; translated from the coding sequence GTGGCCGAGCACCGGTCGATGCAGCGAGCCGCCCTGCTGGACGCGGCCCGCTCCCTGCTGTCCGAGGGCGGGACGGAAGCACTGACCTTCCCCGCCCTCGCCGAGCGGACGGGCCTGGCGCGCTCGTCCGTCTACGAGTACTTCCGTTCCCGCGCCGCCGTGGTCGAAGAGCTGTGCGAGGTCGACTTTCCCGTGTGGGCGGCCGAGGTCGAGGCCGTGATGGCCGCGGCCGAAGGGCCCGAGGGCAAGGTCGAGGCCTACGTCCGACAGCAGCTGGCGTTGGTCGGGGACCGGCGCCACCGTGCCGTCGTGGCCATCTCCGCGAGCGAGCTCGACGCCGGAGCCCGCGAGAAGATCCGCGCGGCGCACGGCGGGCTCGTCACGATGATCGCCGAGGCGCTCCGGGACCTGGGCCATGCCGAACCGCGCCTGGCCGCGATGCTGCTCCAGGGCGTGGTCGACGCGGCCGTGCGACGCATCGAGCTGGGGGCGGCCGAGGACCCCGACGCGATCACGGACGCGGCGGTCGCGATGGCCCTGCGGGGCGTACGCGGCTGA
- the whiG gene encoding RNA polymerase sigma factor WhiG — translation MPQHTSGSDRAAIPPAARDGGSRRPPAPSTLDELWRSYKTTGDERLREQLILHYSPLVKYVAGRVSVGLPANVEQADFVSSGVFGLIDAIEKFDIEREIKFETYAITRIRGAMIDELRALDWIPRSVRQKARNVERAYATLEARLRRTPSEGEVAAEMGIAVEDLHAVFSQLSLANVVALEELLHVGGEGGDRLSLMDTLEDTAADNPVVVAEDRELRRFLARAINTLPDREKTVVTLYYYEGLTLAEIGNVLGVTESRVSQIHTKSVLQLRAKLASFGR, via the coding sequence ATGCCCCAGCACACCTCCGGGTCCGATCGGGCGGCGATCCCCCCAGCCGCCCGCGACGGCGGTAGCAGGCGGCCGCCCGCTCCCTCGACGCTCGACGAGCTGTGGCGGTCGTACAAGACGACGGGCGACGAGCGGCTGCGCGAGCAGCTGATCCTGCACTACTCGCCCCTGGTCAAGTACGTCGCGGGACGCGTCAGCGTGGGTCTGCCGGCCAACGTGGAACAGGCGGACTTCGTCTCCTCGGGGGTGTTCGGACTGATCGACGCGATCGAGAAGTTCGACATCGAACGGGAGATCAAGTTCGAGACGTACGCGATCACACGCATCCGGGGCGCGATGATCGACGAGTTGCGCGCACTGGACTGGATCCCCCGCTCGGTGCGGCAGAAGGCGCGCAACGTGGAGCGGGCGTACGCGACGCTGGAGGCGCGGCTGCGACGCACCCCGTCGGAGGGCGAGGTGGCCGCCGAGATGGGGATCGCGGTGGAGGACCTCCATGCCGTCTTCAGCCAGTTGTCCCTGGCCAACGTGGTGGCGCTGGAGGAGCTCCTGCACGTCGGCGGCGAGGGCGGCGACCGGCTGAGCCTGATGGACACCCTGGAGGACACCGCGGCCGACAACCCGGTCGTGGTGGCCGAGGACCGGGAACTGCGCAGGTTCCTGGCACGGGCGATCAACACCTTGCCCGACCGGGAGAAGACCGTGGTCACGCTCTACTACTACGAGGGCCTCACACTCGCGGAGATCGGGAACGTCCTGGGAGTGACCGAGAGCCGGGTCAGCCAGATCCACACCAAGTCGGTGCTGCAACTGCGCGCCAAGCTGGCCAGTTTCGGACGCTGA
- the dprA gene encoding DNA-processing protein DprA, which translates to MGARREYGDACQERAHQADVGREGAHRQDPDRAGERAHRAFLARVAEPGDEVCGRWIREVGTERAVRGLLDGGERPRGVTDRRWAGLRARAERADPERDLAAARAAGIRFVCPGDSEWPAQLDDLGDGRPTGLWVRGSPSLRMWALRSVALVGARACTEYGAHMATTLAAGLAERGWVVVSGGAYGVDGAAHRGALAAGGATVAVLACGVDRPYPRGHTELITRIAEQGLVVGELPPGEHPTPSRFILRNRVIAALTRGTVVVEAAYRSGALVTARAAQRLGRFAMGVPGPVTSGLSAGVHELLRGEAVLVTDAAEVAELVGDMGELAPDRRGPVLPRDLLDPGAGRVLAALPARGLTGAEEIARGAGTTTDDAVGRLYELRSLGFVERHGDGWKLTRQMMISVRDGRPGC; encoded by the coding sequence GTGGGCGCGCGGCGGGAGTACGGGGATGCCTGTCAGGAGCGCGCCCACCAGGCGGACGTCGGCAGGGAAGGCGCGCACCGGCAGGACCCCGACCGTGCGGGCGAGCGCGCGCACCGGGCCTTTCTCGCCCGGGTCGCCGAACCGGGCGACGAGGTCTGCGGGCGCTGGATCCGTGAGGTCGGGACCGAGCGGGCCGTCCGCGGACTCCTGGACGGCGGGGAGCGGCCGAGGGGGGTGACGGACCGGAGATGGGCGGGACTGCGGGCGCGGGCCGAGCGGGCCGACCCGGAGCGGGACCTCGCGGCGGCCCGTGCCGCCGGAATCCGCTTCGTGTGCCCGGGAGACTCCGAGTGGCCCGCACAGCTCGACGACCTCGGGGACGGCCGTCCCACCGGACTCTGGGTACGAGGGAGCCCCAGCCTGCGGATGTGGGCACTGCGGTCCGTCGCCCTCGTGGGCGCACGGGCGTGCACGGAGTACGGCGCCCACATGGCGACCACCCTCGCCGCCGGACTGGCCGAGCGTGGCTGGGTGGTGGTGTCGGGCGGCGCCTACGGCGTGGACGGAGCCGCGCACCGGGGCGCCCTGGCGGCAGGAGGGGCCACCGTCGCCGTGCTGGCCTGCGGAGTCGACCGGCCCTATCCCCGCGGACACACCGAGTTGATCACCAGGATCGCCGAACAGGGCCTGGTCGTGGGGGAGTTGCCGCCAGGAGAGCATCCCACGCCGAGCCGGTTCATCCTGCGCAACCGGGTCATCGCCGCGCTCACCCGGGGAACCGTGGTCGTCGAGGCCGCCTACCGCAGCGGCGCGCTGGTCACGGCCCGTGCCGCACAGCGGCTGGGCAGATTCGCGATGGGCGTGCCCGGCCCGGTCACCAGCGGGTTGTCGGCCGGCGTCCACGAACTGCTGCGCGGGGAGGCGGTCCTGGTCACCGACGCCGCGGAAGTCGCGGAACTGGTGGGCGACATGGGTGAGCTGGCCCCGGACCGGCGCGGGCCCGTGCTGCCTCGTGACCTGCTGGACCCGGGTGCCGGACGGGTGCTCGCCGCGCTGCCGGCGCGCGGACTGACGGGAGCGGAGGAGATCGCCCGCGGGGCCGGGACCACGACGGACGACGCGGTCGGGAGACTGTACGAACTCCGCTCGCTCGGGTTCGTCGAACGACACGGCGACGGCTGGAAGTTGACACGCCAGATGATGATCTCGGTCCGCGACGGTCGGCCCGGGTGCTGA
- a CDS encoding tyrosine-type recombinase/integrase, with protein sequence MVRRGEEPPGSARLLLIDGVSLLHPEDAVFEAMLEGWEKQQRGRRLGVDTIGERVRVVRRFTEFSGEYPWRWTAAHMDEWSTTLIAELQRARSTIRSYQGAIRQFCDFLTSPHYTWVSECEKRFGTHPVQICHEWNTAAHLDEYEGDADRRPMTREEIQALFDYADDQVEHAVRRGRKGALQAYRDATVFKTIYGWGLRCREVSRLDVTDFYRNPKAPELGRFGLMTVRYGKASRGSGPRRRTVASVMPWAVESLEDYLVNMRPRFRHQAGHKAVWLTERGGRLQPREIEERFAAYRNALGFDEDLVPHCLRHSYVTHLIEDGADPKFVQEQVGHRYASTTAIYTGVSNDFMNTMMRKALDRAFAAEGEMA encoded by the coding sequence GTGGTTCGAAGGGGTGAGGAGCCACCGGGATCGGCCCGGCTGCTGCTTATCGATGGGGTCTCGCTGTTGCACCCCGAGGACGCCGTCTTCGAGGCGATGCTCGAAGGCTGGGAGAAGCAGCAGCGGGGGCGCCGTCTCGGGGTCGATACGATCGGCGAGCGGGTACGGGTGGTACGGCGGTTCACCGAGTTCAGCGGCGAATACCCGTGGCGGTGGACCGCGGCCCACATGGACGAGTGGTCGACGACCTTGATCGCCGAACTCCAGAGGGCGAGGTCAACGATCCGCTCCTACCAGGGGGCAATCCGGCAGTTCTGCGACTTCCTCACCTCGCCGCACTACACCTGGGTTAGCGAGTGCGAGAAGCGGTTCGGCACGCATCCGGTGCAGATCTGTCACGAGTGGAACACCGCGGCGCACCTGGACGAGTACGAGGGCGACGCCGACCGGAGGCCGATGACGCGGGAGGAGATCCAGGCCCTCTTCGACTACGCCGACGACCAGGTCGAACACGCGGTCCGCCGGGGCCGCAAGGGAGCCTTGCAGGCCTACCGAGACGCCACGGTGTTCAAGACCATCTATGGCTGGGGGTTGCGCTGCCGTGAGGTGTCACGGCTGGACGTCACCGACTTCTACCGCAACCCCAAGGCACCTGAGCTGGGACGGTTCGGGCTAATGACAGTCCGCTATGGCAAGGCCAGCCGGGGCTCTGGCCCGCGCCGCCGCACGGTGGCCAGCGTGATGCCGTGGGCGGTGGAGTCCCTGGAGGACTACCTGGTCAACATGCGTCCGCGGTTCCGGCACCAGGCCGGCCACAAGGCTGTGTGGCTGACCGAGCGGGGTGGACGCCTGCAACCGCGGGAAATCGAGGAACGGTTCGCCGCCTACCGCAACGCCCTCGGCTTCGACGAGGACCTGGTGCCGCACTGCCTGCGGCACTCCTACGTCACGCACCTGATCGAGGACGGCGCCGACCCGAAGTTCGTACAGGAGCAGGTCGGGCACCGCTATGCGTCGACGACCGCGATCTACACCGGGGTCAGCAACGACTTCATGAACACGATGATGCGCAAGGCGCTGGACCGTGCCTTCGCTGCCGAAGGAGAGATGGCGTGA
- a CDS encoding helix-turn-helix domain-containing protein, giving the protein MTAKLDYQWHLRELMAQRGMFSTTDLRPLLAERGIDLSASQTYRLVTEKPERLSMKTLMAVLDILGCRMEELIEPVRATAKARRTASDQAPADGTAEGGVGSFRPRRARILPDSQ; this is encoded by the coding sequence GTGACCGCGAAACTCGACTACCAGTGGCACCTGCGCGAGCTCATGGCCCAGCGAGGCATGTTCTCCACAACGGACCTACGGCCGCTACTCGCTGAGAGGGGCATCGACCTGTCGGCCAGCCAGACCTACCGGCTGGTGACTGAGAAGCCCGAACGGCTGAGCATGAAAACGCTGATGGCCGTACTCGACATCCTGGGCTGCCGGATGGAGGAACTCATCGAGCCGGTCCGCGCTACCGCGAAGGCCAGGCGGACCGCCTCCGACCAGGCCCCGGCCGACGGCACCGCAGAGGGCGGTGTCGGCTCGTTCCGGCCCCGGCGGGCCCGCATCCTCCCCGATTCCCAGTGA
- a CDS encoding site-specific integrase: MSVQSREAPPRFLTDPRTVIAEAVVATDAGIAPETVALEIVRVADTRAKQRRLARALAEDPELLSSGRPEGPRQVEDLIRALLPHGSTKLVLPRCAGCGQQKRLSRTNGTRRMCAYCGGKTAGQGQLRLPCSICGKSLKVVGWDRDGRPRCQRHRPGQQGEVEEICLILHKAGTGLDATILKDLVTRALPLPSQQRSVLVELMRRPGLLTGEGAHGSPRVIALINALLTQHAQGITAPSCPFCHRRAELKYRRDELRCCRNCYDEARMESCSDCGRPTRVNRRTPEGGPLCCSCARRDPVDHELCAGCGRLALARHDTEGKPWCKRCWRDPLAVCSVCGILKPCHFAGTDAPRCPACTARRNTAPCSLCGDDRAVWARAANGGPLCERCSRRREPCAQCSHTRPVNSRGPDGGALCKVCYPKHPISFRECSRCGSHERLHHHGICPACAADRQLRALLTGSDGILRTPLEQVAAALAASPPSSLLLWLGRPGTQQLLGILASGAGPVTHAVIDQLPRSKSIFYLRAALVAHDVLPARDEYLAMFEHWLPRTLEEIPDPEERAIVKRYGTWFHLRNLRRRARRRPLTQGQLTTARTDIRAAMRLLSWLHEHGMSLATCTQADIDVWLSGGQKGRTVIRNFMIWCSARGYCCRFEIPTHTTTRGQEVLPEADQRWTISKRLLTDTSLDTVDRVAGCLVVLYGQRISRIAGLTTDQVKETSAGLTLILGSAPLNVPEPLAALIRELVRRRRGHAALGHTDAHPWLFPGARAGRPMSAEHLGTRLNRIGLRGRAGRNSALLDLAAELPAVVLSNLLGIHVETATAWAAEAGNIRPGYAAELARRAREHPAHSPPP; the protein is encoded by the coding sequence GTGAGCGTCCAATCCAGGGAAGCACCTCCCAGGTTCCTCACCGACCCGCGCACGGTCATCGCGGAGGCCGTCGTCGCCACCGACGCCGGCATCGCACCCGAGACCGTCGCGCTGGAGATCGTCCGGGTCGCCGACACCCGGGCCAAGCAACGCCGCCTGGCCCGGGCCCTGGCCGAAGACCCAGAGCTGCTCTCCTCCGGCCGACCGGAAGGCCCACGGCAGGTCGAGGACCTCATCCGCGCCCTGCTGCCGCACGGCTCGACCAAACTCGTCCTGCCCCGCTGCGCCGGATGTGGGCAGCAAAAGCGACTATCCCGCACCAACGGCACACGCCGCATGTGTGCGTACTGCGGAGGAAAAACCGCCGGACAAGGACAGCTGAGACTGCCCTGCAGCATCTGCGGCAAGTCCCTGAAGGTCGTGGGCTGGGACCGCGATGGCCGTCCCCGCTGCCAGCGGCACCGCCCGGGTCAGCAGGGCGAGGTGGAAGAGATCTGCTTGATCCTGCACAAAGCAGGAACCGGCCTGGACGCCACGATCCTGAAAGACCTCGTCACTCGGGCGCTGCCGCTGCCTTCGCAGCAGCGCAGTGTCCTGGTCGAGCTCATGCGCCGTCCCGGACTACTGACCGGTGAGGGCGCCCACGGCTCACCACGGGTGATCGCTCTGATCAACGCCCTGCTCACCCAGCACGCGCAAGGCATCACCGCGCCCTCCTGCCCGTTCTGCCACCGTCGGGCCGAGCTGAAATATCGCCGTGACGAGCTCCGGTGCTGCCGCAACTGCTACGACGAGGCCCGGATGGAATCCTGCTCGGACTGCGGACGGCCTACCAGGGTCAACCGCCGCACCCCCGAGGGGGGACCGTTGTGTTGTTCCTGCGCCCGCCGCGATCCTGTCGATCACGAGTTATGCGCCGGCTGCGGACGCCTCGCCCTCGCCCGGCACGACACGGAGGGCAAGCCCTGGTGCAAGCGGTGCTGGCGCGACCCGCTGGCCGTCTGCTCGGTCTGCGGAATCCTCAAACCCTGCCACTTCGCCGGCACTGACGCACCCCGCTGTCCGGCCTGCACGGCCCGGCGGAACACGGCACCGTGCTCACTCTGCGGCGACGACCGCGCGGTCTGGGCCCGTGCGGCGAACGGCGGTCCGCTCTGTGAGCGGTGCAGCCGCCGCAGAGAGCCCTGCGCGCAGTGCAGTCACACCCGGCCCGTCAACAGCCGCGGCCCTGACGGAGGCGCCCTCTGCAAAGTCTGTTATCCCAAGCACCCGATCTCGTTTCGCGAGTGCTCCCGGTGCGGCAGCCATGAACGCCTGCACCACCACGGGATATGTCCGGCCTGCGCCGCCGACCGCCAGCTGCGCGCGCTACTCACCGGTTCGGACGGCATACTGCGGACACCGCTAGAACAGGTGGCCGCCGCCCTCGCGGCCTCGCCGCCCTCATCCCTGCTGCTCTGGCTGGGCAGGCCGGGCACACAGCAACTTCTTGGCATCCTGGCCTCCGGCGCCGGGCCCGTCACTCACGCGGTCATCGACCAGCTGCCCCGGTCGAAGTCGATCTTCTACCTTCGGGCCGCTCTGGTCGCGCACGACGTCCTGCCCGCCCGCGACGAATACCTCGCGATGTTCGAGCACTGGCTCCCGCGCACCTTGGAAGAGATACCGGATCCCGAAGAGCGAGCGATCGTCAAGCGTTACGGGACCTGGTTTCACCTGCGCAATCTACGGCGTCGCGCCCGCCGTCGCCCGCTCACCCAGGGACAACTCACCACCGCCCGCACTGACATCCGGGCGGCTATGCGCCTGCTGAGCTGGCTCCACGAACACGGCATGAGCCTGGCCACCTGCACGCAGGCCGACATCGACGTCTGGCTGAGCGGCGGGCAGAAGGGCCGCACCGTCATCCGCAACTTCATGATCTGGTGCTCAGCCCGCGGCTACTGCTGCCGCTTCGAAATCCCGACCCACACCACGACTCGCGGCCAGGAAGTGCTCCCCGAAGCCGACCAGCGGTGGACCATCAGCAAACGCCTCTTGACCGACACCTCCCTGGACACGGTGGACCGGGTCGCCGGCTGCCTCGTCGTCCTCTACGGACAACGCATCAGCCGCATCGCCGGGCTGACCACGGATCAGGTTAAGGAGACATCTGCCGGCCTGACCCTCATTCTCGGCTCCGCGCCCCTAAATGTCCCCGAACCGCTCGCCGCCCTGATCCGGGAACTCGTACGCAGACGCCGCGGCCACGCCGCCCTCGGCCACACCGACGCCCACCCCTGGCTCTTCCCCGGCGCCCGCGCGGGCCGCCCGATGAGCGCAGAGCACCTCGGCACTCGGCTCAACCGGATCGGACTCCGCGGCCGCGCCGGCCGCAACAGCGCCCTCTTGGACCTCGCCGCCGAACTGCCCGCCGTCGTCCTCAGCAACCTGCTCGGCATCCACGTCGAAACCGCCACCGCTTGGGCCGCCGAAGCGGGCAACATCCGCCCCGGCTACGCAGCCGAACTCGCCCGCCGGGCGCGCGAACACCCTGCGCACTCCCCGCCTCCCTGA
- a CDS encoding serine/threonine-protein kinase, which translates to MARLGGVSEVAGLLGISRQRIATLRDKGTFPDPVAEIALGPIWDLDEVEAWIGSGLRRTTAGRPSAAEARRILGNRFTLEEPPVGSGGFADVYRATDTKTGNLVAVKVLRDVENIEEEAARRFVRELRLLSEKLSHPNVIPVITHGDCTETSEIWYAMPLARGNLHDVAGQFKDNLPAIADVMRQICAGLTYVHQAKVLHRDLKPANVLRTAEGGWAISDFGLAREAERQSEALTSTLAQGLGTYVYSAPEQWKKPKDADERADVFSLGKILQHLVTGELPLSDDDIPNGPLRPVILRATARHANRYRTPSDLLNAIEKAMEADKITWQAPSDIADILTSRLAAKDADPIAVDEFLGWAQRVDADDLLAQKEVMRVLGAMSAETIQLCWQTDSAAFIAIFANFCTTVNASTFPFEYCDVIADFARRAVRTTSDATVLRLTVQTLPELGHYHNRWHVRDVLTGILQPIRDAETALVALEGIQTAVPADVAWSINDFVQRSLHPLLREGIREIKKKAPEVLAS; encoded by the coding sequence ATGGCACGCTTGGGTGGCGTGAGCGAAGTGGCAGGTCTTCTCGGTATCAGCCGACAGCGGATCGCCACCTTGCGCGACAAGGGGACGTTCCCGGATCCGGTCGCCGAGATCGCACTCGGCCCGATCTGGGACCTGGATGAAGTGGAGGCCTGGATCGGTTCGGGTCTGCGCCGCACAACTGCGGGACGCCCGAGTGCCGCGGAAGCCCGCCGCATTCTGGGCAACCGCTTCACGCTGGAGGAACCCCCCGTCGGCAGCGGCGGATTCGCAGATGTCTATAGGGCCACAGACACCAAGACGGGCAACCTCGTGGCTGTGAAGGTCCTGCGGGACGTCGAGAACATCGAGGAGGAGGCCGCGCGTCGGTTCGTGCGTGAGCTGCGGCTCCTCAGCGAGAAGCTCTCGCACCCGAACGTCATCCCCGTCATCACCCACGGGGACTGCACGGAGACTTCCGAGATTTGGTACGCGATGCCGCTCGCGCGGGGCAACCTCCACGACGTCGCGGGACAGTTCAAGGACAACCTGCCAGCAATCGCGGACGTGATGCGCCAGATCTGCGCCGGCCTGACCTATGTCCACCAGGCGAAGGTGCTACACCGGGATCTCAAGCCGGCGAACGTTCTGCGGACCGCCGAGGGCGGGTGGGCGATCAGCGACTTCGGTCTGGCCCGCGAAGCCGAGCGCCAGTCCGAGGCCCTCACCTCCACCCTCGCCCAGGGCCTGGGAACCTACGTCTATTCCGCCCCCGAGCAGTGGAAGAAGCCGAAGGACGCGGACGAACGGGCCGACGTCTTCTCTCTGGGAAAGATCCTCCAGCACCTCGTCACCGGGGAACTACCGCTGTCGGACGACGACATCCCCAACGGTCCGCTCCGCCCCGTGATCCTGCGTGCGACAGCCAGGCACGCGAACCGCTACCGCACACCGAGCGACCTCCTGAACGCGATCGAGAAGGCAATGGAGGCCGACAAGATCACCTGGCAGGCCCCGAGCGACATCGCGGACATCCTGACCTCTCGGCTCGCCGCCAAGGATGCCGACCCCATCGCGGTCGACGAGTTCCTCGGCTGGGCCCAGCGAGTCGACGCAGATGACCTGCTCGCCCAGAAAGAAGTCATGCGCGTGTTGGGCGCCATGTCGGCCGAGACGATCCAGCTCTGCTGGCAGACGGACAGCGCCGCCTTCATCGCCATCTTCGCCAACTTCTGCACGACCGTGAACGCCTCCACGTTCCCGTTCGAGTACTGCGACGTCATCGCCGACTTCGCCAGGCGCGCGGTGCGCACTACCAGCGACGCCACCGTCCTCAGGCTGACCGTCCAGACGCTCCCGGAGTTGGGGCACTACCACAACCGTTGGCACGTCCGGGATGTACTCACCGGCATCCTGCAGCCCATCCGCGACGCCGAAACCGCACTCGTGGCGCTCGAAGGCATCCAGACAGCCGTGCCGGCAGACGTCGCCTGGTCCATAAACGACTTCGTCCAGCGCTCGCTACACCCACTCCTCCGGGAAGGTATCCGGGAGATCAAAAAGAAGGCGCCCGAAGTCCTGGCCTCCTGA
- a CDS encoding RNA polymerase sigma factor — MQRSTKADRAGGDNPSPALSAAQELSPAEESARLAADAQIVDILRAEGFTGPRWGVVEERLMHYGWSVLMKWVQDGQIFEECSKINRGLRADETVRSILRDNREARSDLVTDTVIAASDSFRESLMIGRWEPGTSSLTTYFTGACIRSFPNSYRRWSKSLENRDLLLFDDAELVTVLDRDFALGDPDPAAAVIAKESEQSIIATLPTNLRKIAELRALGYMNTEIAKILNLSVDTVETRLARERKRRKRRR, encoded by the coding sequence GTGCAGCGTTCCACCAAAGCAGATCGCGCCGGCGGCGACAACCCGTCGCCGGCGCTTTCCGCTGCCCAGGAACTCTCACCTGCCGAAGAGTCTGCCCGACTCGCCGCCGACGCCCAGATCGTCGACATCCTCCGCGCGGAAGGCTTCACGGGACCGCGATGGGGGGTCGTCGAGGAACGTCTCATGCACTACGGGTGGTCGGTGCTCATGAAGTGGGTGCAGGACGGCCAGATCTTCGAAGAGTGCAGCAAGATCAACCGAGGCCTTCGCGCCGACGAAACAGTCCGCAGCATCCTGCGGGACAACCGGGAAGCGCGCAGCGACCTCGTGACGGACACCGTGATCGCCGCGTCGGACAGCTTTCGCGAAAGCCTCATGATCGGTCGCTGGGAACCAGGCACTTCCAGCCTCACTACGTACTTCACCGGCGCCTGCATCAGGAGCTTCCCGAACAGCTACCGACGCTGGAGCAAGTCGCTCGAGAACCGTGACCTGCTCCTTTTCGACGATGCGGAACTCGTCACTGTCCTGGACAGGGACTTCGCCCTGGGTGATCCGGATCCGGCGGCGGCCGTCATCGCCAAGGAGAGTGAGCAGAGCATCATCGCCACCTTGCCCACGAACCTCCGCAAGATCGCAGAACTGCGCGCGCTCGGCTACATGAACACCGAGATCGCAAAGATCCTGAACCTGTCCGTCGACACGGTCGAGACCCGGCTCGCCCGCGAACGCAAGCGGCGCAAACGACGCCGCTAA